The window atcacaAATCCTGCTCGAGCAATCACACTGAAGGACCCGGACAAAAACCTGAGCAATAATCCAGCAGGAAAAAAAATTGTTCATCTATCAGACACTACTGGCCTTAAATAATCCGGAACTCTTTAGTCATTATTTATTCTACAAATTTCTATGCAACACTCAATTAACATGCATGGCTGCACCTCCTGCTGCGCTTGAGCAGCCACCATCGGCAGGAAGCTGGGATTGATGGAATTTGGGCAGGTTTAGAGGGAGCAGATTAAGGGAGAGAACCGACTGCCACTGGGTGCACATGCATGTGACTGCAGGCATTTTCTGAACAAAAGTTGCCCAGTCAGTCAAAAGGCCTTAAGTTGTACTCTAACTGTTGTATGCATGGCAAAATTATTAGAAAAACTAATAGGCCGGTGGCACCATCATAAATAGCACCAAAACAATACAAATTTTCCCAAAAAGGAATTTTGGTTGATAAGTTGCGACAGATTTTCTCTCTCTCTTCTAGAAAAGGCATCCATAAATAGCATGGTATATTTGTTCCTCATATACTAGGGCAATGTACTGCAGCCACGGTAGACAACACTCAATTTGTCTGTTCTACATTTGTTTGTAAATATAACTCCTTGCTGCTTATCTCATTCTCTTTCTTGGTATTTGCAGGTTCACGTATCAAAGTCATTGCAGGTACTGCTCTATCAGTGTATTTTTAACTACAAAATGTAGAAGGAAAAATAAAAGCTTTCTTTTGTACAAATTTTTACTGTTGGCTACTCTGACTCTTGTTTGTTTATTTATTCAGCTACATCATCAGCGGCTGCATTTGTTGTTCTTTTGTTGACGGTGGCCACTGTGCTTTATCTTTCACTCAAGACAAGATATAACGCGGAGATACATTTGAAGGTTGAAATGTTTCTCAAGACATATGGAACATCAAAACCGACAAGGTACACTTTCTCCGAAGTTAAGAAGATGGCAAGACGGTTTAAGGAAAAAGTGGGACAGGGAGGATTTGGAAGTGTGTACAAAGGCGAGCTACCAAATGGAGTGCCTGTGGCAGTCAAGATGCTAGAGAACTCTACAGGAGAGGGAGAAGCATTCATCAATGAAGTTGCAACCATCGGACTAATCCACCATGCCAATATTGTCCGCCTCCTGGGATTTTGTTCTGAAGGAATGAGACGGGCTCTTATTTATGAATTCATGCCTAATGAGTCATTGGAGAAATACATATTCTCTGATGACCCTAATATTTTTCAGAATCTTCTAGTACCAGACAAGCTGCAAGATATTGCTTTAGGCATTGCCAGAGGAATGGAGTACTTACATCAAGGGTGCAACCAGTGGATCCTACACTTTGACATCAAGCCTCACAATATCCTGTTGGACTACAACTTCAATCCAAAGATCTCAGACTTTGGCCTTGCCAAATTGTGCACAAGAGACCAAAGCATCGTCACCTTAACAGCAGCAAGAGGCACAATGGGGTACATTGCACCAGAGCTATACTCTCGGAACTTTGGGGGAGTGTCGTACAAGTCAGACGTGTACAGTTTCGGAATGCTAGTGCTAGAAATGGTGAGCGGAAGGAGGAACTTAGACCCAAGTACTGAGAGCCAGAACGATGTTTACCTCCCAGAGTGGATCTACGAGAAAGTGATCAATGGGGAGGAGTTGGCTATTACATTGGAAGCAACTcaagaagagaaagaaaaaatGAGGAAGCTGGCAATTGTGGCACTGTGGTGTATCCAGTGGAACCCAAGAAACCGGCCGTCGATGACAAAGGTTGTGAACATGTTAACAGGGAGGTTGCAGAGTCTGCAGATGCCCCAAAGCCTTTCGTCTCATCTGAAAACGAACTCATGCCATAAATCAAAAGAGGGACAACATTCAATGTTGTATTGTACCACTACTTTGTCTACGCGTGCGTTGCAATAGCACCCACTGTGTTTTGATGCTTTCAGTCCATTAGGTCTGAAAATGTATGAATAATCACTG is drawn from Aegilops tauschii subsp. strangulata cultivar AL8/78 chromosome 1, Aet v6.0, whole genome shotgun sequence and contains these coding sequences:
- the LOC109766044 gene encoding rust resistance kinase Lr10-like isoform X1, producing MATIETLSSSFPFALLLLPLCTILVQQYRKMSKLLVIVLLLLPLINHGIFLATAWDDQDFFKYYPPSQCSQHGPEIRYPLCLESSTDGLIRKLACSGQDTILVHPVLGPYNVSAIDYKRSSMNITPLVDPCFVLQQKLIISRSSSSPQADVINDEMPDLNLWNSSLVRCLREFAPGAANAIAGPVSCLSNTTHFLYLVNGYEDMSLLPLDCKVIPLSDGVGGGLMPMYEFDTPMSDKLPISFKESAERMLSFAETTVYWYGSYYCVHCERSGGRCAFSSQRDRQFCMRGPHGSRIKVIAATSSAAAFVVLLLTVATVLYLSLKTRYNAEIHLKVEMFLKTYGTSKPTRYTFSEVKKMARRFKEKVGQGGFGSVYKGELPNGVPVAVKMLENSTGEGEAFINEVATIGLIHHANIVRLLGFCSEGMRRALIYEFMPNESLEKYIFSDDPNIFQNLLVPDKLQDIALGIARGMEYLHQGCNQWILHFDIKPHNILLDYNFNPKISDFGLAKLCTRDQSIVTLTAARGTMGYIAPELYSRNFGGVSYKSDVYSFGMLVLEMVSGRRNLDPSTESQNDVYLPEWIYEKVINGEELAITLEATQEEKEKMRKLAIVALWCIQWNPRNRPSMTKVVNMLTGRLQSLQMPQSLSSHLKTNSCHKSKEGQHSMLYCTTTLSTRALQ
- the LOC109766044 gene encoding rust resistance kinase Lr10-like isoform X2 is translated as MIKISSNTTHRPSAANMAQRSGSRIKVIAATSSAAAFVVLLLTVATVLYLSLKTRYNAEIHLKVEMFLKTYGTSKPTRYTFSEVKKMARRFKEKVGQGGFGSVYKGELPNGVPVAVKMLENSTGEGEAFINEVATIGLIHHANIVRLLGFCSEGMRRALIYEFMPNESLEKYIFSDDPNIFQNLLVPDKLQDIALGIARGMEYLHQGCNQWILHFDIKPHNILLDYNFNPKISDFGLAKLCTRDQSIVTLTAARGTMGYIAPELYSRNFGGVSYKSDVYSFGMLVLEMVSGRRNLDPSTESQNDVYLPEWIYEKVINGEELAITLEATQEEKEKMRKLAIVALWCIQWNPRNRPSMTKVVNMLTGRLQSLQMPQSLSSHLKTNSCHKSKEGQHSMLYCTTTLSTRALQ